The following are from one region of the Chloracidobacterium sp. genome:
- a CDS encoding M20/M25/M40 family metallo-hydrolase: MSLFELTKSLMNIPSVSGNEEAVGYFLRDHLETLGWTVELQPVSENQNNVIATLNDTPRVWLSTHMDTVPPFIPPTEDNEKIYGRGACDAKGIIAAQITAAEQLRKEGITDIGLLYTVEEERASTGAKAANLHPLAAKCEYMINGEPTDNDLAIGSKGSFRLMIKTSGKAAHSAYPEEGDSAIETLLDILEDIRHTHFPHDDFFGETTVNIGTIDGGLALNIIPPKAEAGLLIRLTTKREPIEQALESVIRGRAEIEVLSCSEPVKLFPVEGFTQKVVRFTTDIPHMSNWGKPLLLGPGSILVAHTKDEFVLKKDLEISVEFYINLAKKLLATNYTNVTNQAV; encoded by the coding sequence ATGAGTCTTTTTGAATTAACGAAGTCATTAATGAACATTCCGTCCGTTTCCGGTAACGAGGAAGCGGTAGGGTATTTCTTGCGCGATCATCTGGAAACGCTCGGGTGGACGGTCGAGCTACAGCCGGTCAGCGAGAATCAAAATAACGTCATCGCAACTCTGAACGACACCCCGCGAGTATGGCTTTCGACACACATGGACACAGTGCCGCCGTTCATTCCGCCGACGGAAGATAACGAGAAGATCTATGGCCGCGGGGCGTGTGACGCGAAGGGAATAATTGCGGCCCAGATAACTGCGGCTGAGCAGTTACGAAAAGAGGGAATTACGGACATCGGCTTGCTCTACACGGTCGAGGAAGAGCGTGCGAGCACCGGTGCGAAGGCGGCGAATCTGCACCCGCTCGCGGCGAAATGCGAATACATGATCAACGGCGAGCCGACCGATAACGACCTCGCGATCGGCTCTAAGGGCTCGTTCCGTCTGATGATCAAAACAAGCGGGAAGGCCGCACATTCGGCGTATCCCGAAGAAGGCGATTCGGCGATCGAGACGCTTCTGGACATTCTTGAAGACATTCGGCACACGCATTTCCCGCATGACGATTTCTTTGGCGAGACGACTGTGAATATCGGCACGATAGACGGCGGCCTCGCCCTGAACATCATCCCGCCAAAAGCGGAGGCCGGCTTGCTCATACGCCTGACAACGAAAAGAGAGCCGATCGAACAGGCTCTCGAGAGTGTCATCCGCGGCCGCGCCGAAATAGAGGTCTTATCGTGCAGCGAACCGGTAAAACTATTTCCTGTGGAGGGCTTTACACAGAAAGTGGTCCGGTTCACCACCGACATCCCGCACATGTCCAACTGGGGCAAACCTCTTCTCCTCGGCCCCGGATCGATCCTCGTCGCCCATACGAAGGATGAATTTGTTTTGAAGAAAGATCTTGAGATCTCCGTTGAGTTTTACATTAATTTGGCTAAGAAATTATTAGCCACGAATTACACGAATGTCACGAATCAGGCGGTCTGA
- a CDS encoding NAD(P)-binding domain-containing protein, which produces MKIALIGYGTMGKLIERLALEKGHEIAAIIDESDAERTAAEIAGKLHGCDVAIDFTTAEAVRRNVEACVLAVVPLVEGTTGWNASRTEIEQIVLDGNGSMVYGANFSIGVNLFYRIAEFAAELFARFPEYQAFIEEQHHSRKKDAPSGTALKLRDLLSHYVNAGDIASTRAGSIPGTHRVGFDGPADQVLLEHIARSREGFALGAVMAAEWVVGKKGFFEFSEVMDEIVGKKTAN; this is translated from the coding sequence ATGAAAATCGCACTTATAGGCTACGGAACGATGGGGAAACTCATTGAACGTCTTGCCTTAGAGAAAGGACACGAGATCGCCGCCATAATTGATGAATCCGATGCCGAACGTACGGCTGCTGAGATCGCGGGGAAACTGCACGGATGCGATGTTGCGATAGATTTCACGACCGCTGAGGCCGTTCGGCGGAATGTCGAGGCTTGCGTGCTTGCAGTTGTTCCGTTGGTCGAGGGCACGACGGGTTGGAACGCGTCGCGTACTGAGATCGAACAAATTGTCCTTGATGGCAACGGGTCGATGGTTTACGGGGCGAACTTCTCGATCGGTGTGAATCTGTTCTATCGCATTGCCGAATTTGCCGCCGAGCTTTTCGCGAGGTTCCCGGAGTACCAAGCCTTCATCGAAGAGCAGCATCATTCACGAAAGAAAGATGCACCAAGCGGAACGGCGTTAAAGCTCAGAGATCTGTTGTCACATTACGTCAATGCTGGAGATATCGCCTCAACTCGTGCGGGGAGCATTCCAGGCACGCATCGTGTCGGATTTGACGGGCCGGCGGACCAGGTCCTGCTTGAGCATATCGCCCGTTCGCGTGAGGGGTTTGCATTAGGGGCCGTGATGGCCGCCGAATGGGTCGTCGGAAAGAAGGGTTTTTTCGAGTTTAGTGAAGTGATGGACGAGATAGTTGGCAAAAAAACCGCGAATTAA
- a CDS encoding phosphoribosylanthranilate isomerase — MAKKPRIKVCCIADAQEAADAIAYGASAIGLVGDMPSGPGPISDREIFRIAQTVPPPIATFLLTSQQTSQGIIDHHHRTKTNTIQIVDELTDRAYHDIKAALPNVKLVQVIHVIGEESVDEAAELAEYVDAILLDSGNPKLAVKELGGTGRRHDWRLSKKIVETCGRPVFLAGGLNADNVRNAIETVQPFGVDLCSGVRTDGKLDLRKLEAFFDAVSV, encoded by the coding sequence TTGGCAAAAAAACCGCGAATTAAGGTCTGCTGTATCGCCGATGCTCAAGAGGCGGCCGATGCGATCGCGTATGGCGCCTCGGCTATCGGGTTGGTAGGAGATATGCCGTCCGGTCCGGGGCCCATATCAGATAGAGAAATATTCAGGATCGCCCAAACTGTTCCGCCGCCAATAGCTACGTTTTTGTTAACCAGCCAACAAACTTCGCAGGGAATTATTGATCATCATCACCGTACGAAGACGAACACGATCCAGATCGTCGATGAACTGACGGATCGTGCATATCACGACATCAAGGCGGCGTTGCCAAATGTGAAGCTTGTGCAGGTAATTCATGTCATCGGCGAAGAATCGGTGGACGAAGCGGCTGAGCTTGCCGAATATGTTGACGCGATCCTGCTGGACAGCGGCAATCCTAAATTAGCGGTCAAGGAACTAGGTGGAACCGGGCGTCGGCATGATTGGAGACTCAGCAAAAAGATAGTCGAAACGTGTGGAAGGCCAGTGTTTCTTGCCGGCGGGCTGAATGCCGACAACGTCCGAAATGCGATCGAAACCGTGCAGCCGTTCGGGGTCGATCTTTGCTCCGGCGTTAGGACAGACGGAAAGCTGGATCTGCGAAAACTAGAAGCGTTTTTTGACGCGGTATCGGTTTGA
- a CDS encoding 4-hydroxy-tetrahydrodipicolinate synthase: MRGCATALVTPFRKDGSIDDECLQELVERQIKSGVSLLVPCGTTGESVTMSESERLLVIRSTVETAHKHKARVIAGTGSNNTAATIEFTRKAREVGADAALLVAPYYNKPTQAGMFAHFSEIAKSVKGFPIMLYNVPSRTSSNISAETTLRLADKFENIIATKEASGNFPQVMEILRERPKNFKVFSGDDATALPLIALGGDGLVSVCSNEIPKETSKMVEYALKGSFHFARKIHYKILPLMEANFIESSPAPCKFVMKEMGLLEENLRLPLVPVTAETRAELKSIIKELKLVG; encoded by the coding sequence ATGCGGGGGTGTGCGACCGCGCTGGTGACGCCGTTTCGAAAGGACGGCTCGATAGATGACGAGTGCCTTCAAGAGCTTGTTGAGCGGCAGATAAAAAGCGGTGTAAGTCTACTTGTTCCTTGTGGCACAACAGGGGAAAGCGTCACGATGAGCGAATCGGAACGGCTGCTCGTGATTCGATCGACGGTTGAGACGGCTCATAAGCACAAGGCAAGAGTCATTGCCGGAACTGGGAGCAATAATACTGCCGCGACCATTGAATTTACCCGAAAGGCTCGCGAGGTCGGAGCTGATGCCGCATTGCTCGTTGCCCCGTATTACAACAAACCGACCCAGGCGGGCATGTTCGCTCATTTTAGCGAGATCGCAAAAAGCGTGAAAGGCTTCCCGATAATGTTGTATAACGTGCCGTCGAGGACTTCTTCGAACATTTCGGCCGAAACAACGCTGCGATTGGCAGATAAATTCGAAAACATCATTGCGACCAAAGAAGCCTCAGGGAATTTCCCTCAGGTTATGGAGATCTTGCGTGAGCGTCCGAAGAATTTCAAGGTTTTTTCTGGCGACGACGCTACTGCATTGCCGCTGATAGCGTTGGGCGGCGACGGTTTGGTGTCTGTTTGCTCTAATGAGATCCCGAAGGAAACCTCGAAAATGGTCGAGTATGCACTAAAAGGGTCATTTCACTTCGCACGCAAGATCCATTACAAAATATTGCCGTTGATGGAAGCGAATTTTATCGAATCTTCGCCCGCTCCGTGCAAGTTCGTGATGAAGGAAATGGGCTTGCTGGAAGAGAATTTGCGCCTGCCGTTGGTTCCAGTAACTGCGGAAACACGTGCAGAATTGAAGTCGATAATTAAGGAACTGAAACTCGTCGGATGA
- a CDS encoding 2,3,4,5-tetrahydropyridine-2,6-dicarboxylate N-succinyltransferase, whose translation MNLQSEIERLFEESEFSSDDREIYETFKTALRRGEIRSAEKGADGVWRANSWVKQGILLGFRMGKMVEMSKPTETLQFFDKDTFPLRPMTLEDGVRIVMGGSAIRDGSYVAPSVVVVPPAYINVGAYVDEGTMVDSHALVGSCAQIGKRVHLSAAAQIGGVLEPVGALPVIIEDDVLVGGNTGVYEGTIVREQAVLASGVILTRSTPVFDLPNERVIKSTDNLPLEIPAGAVVVQGARAVSAGFGKDNGLSIYCPIIVKYRDEKTQTSTRLEDYLR comes from the coding sequence GTGAATCTACAGAGTGAAATAGAGAGGTTATTTGAGGAGTCGGAATTTTCCTCTGATGACCGCGAAATCTACGAAACGTTCAAAACTGCGCTCCGTCGCGGCGAGATACGTTCAGCGGAGAAAGGTGCGGACGGCGTTTGGCGGGCGAATTCTTGGGTAAAGCAGGGAATTTTGCTCGGATTCCGCATGGGAAAAATGGTCGAGATGTCTAAGCCGACCGAGACATTACAGTTCTTTGACAAAGACACATTTCCGCTGCGGCCGATGACTTTGGAAGACGGCGTGAGGATCGTGATGGGCGGCTCGGCTATTCGCGACGGTTCGTATGTCGCCCCGAGCGTGGTTGTGGTGCCGCCGGCTTATATCAATGTCGGCGCGTATGTTGACGAGGGAACGATGGTCGATTCGCACGCGCTTGTCGGCTCGTGCGCACAGATCGGGAAGCGCGTTCACCTTTCGGCAGCCGCACAGATCGGCGGTGTGCTCGAGCCGGTCGGCGCATTGCCTGTGATCATCGAGGACGACGTACTCGTCGGTGGTAACACGGGCGTATATGAAGGAACGATCGTTCGTGAACAGGCGGTTCTCGCTTCGGGGGTGATCTTGACGCGGTCGACACCCGTATTTGATCTGCCGAACGAGCGAGTGATCAAGTCAACCGACAACTTGCCTCTGGAGATCCCCGCCGGAGCCGTTGTTGTCCAAGGGGCTCGTGCTGTCTCGGCCGGTTTTGGCAAAGATAATGGCCTTTCGATCTATTGCCCGATCATTGTTAAATACCGTGACGAGAAGACCCAAACTTCTACAAGACTAGAAGACTATTTGAGATAG
- a CDS encoding pyridoxal phosphate-dependent aminotransferase: MTASVEKTEIPEFELPARLRGLQPTLIRQFFERALPDSINFGLGEPDLPTPEFLREEASRVTLHEQNGYTSHPGIPALRAKIAEQYPHLELGLSDVVVTCGSQEAMTAAFLSIVDIGDDVLLPNPSFPAYDACVRISQGNPVYYRLPANKEFAFDIEEFKSAITPKTKAAVVISPSNPTGKIFTESDLRQIAEVLDGSGVYLISDEIYSDLYFGERPRSASEFYDRTVIVSGLSKSLSMTGWRLGWAASSRPEVMKAIHVLHGFLTVCTSTITQKASLLGWTAEAENWKQHSRDVYRKRGEFLVNLFKTEMQLDATSPEGAFYTMLDVRTVGDDMEVAERCLQNRVVTVPGTAFGSEAKGFLRISFCNTEEKMVEGVKRMKEALLTNI; the protein is encoded by the coding sequence ATGACAGCAAGTGTAGAAAAGACCGAAATTCCGGAATTTGAACTGCCGGCTAGGCTCCGCGGTCTGCAGCCGACGCTTATACGTCAGTTCTTTGAGCGGGCATTACCCGATAGTATCAATTTCGGCCTCGGCGAGCCGGATCTTCCGACCCCGGAGTTTCTCCGGGAAGAGGCGTCGCGTGTTACGCTACACGAGCAAAATGGTTATACGTCCCATCCGGGGATTCCGGCCCTCAGGGCCAAGATCGCTGAACAGTACCCGCACCTTGAACTCGGGCTGAGCGACGTCGTCGTAACTTGCGGTTCGCAGGAAGCTATGACGGCCGCATTTCTTTCGATCGTCGACATAGGAGACGACGTACTCTTGCCAAATCCTAGCTTTCCGGCCTACGACGCATGTGTCCGCATTTCACAGGGAAATCCGGTCTATTACCGTTTGCCGGCCAACAAGGAGTTTGCATTCGATATTGAAGAGTTCAAGAGTGCGATAACCCCGAAGACGAAGGCTGCCGTCGTGATCTCGCCATCAAATCCGACGGGCAAGATCTTTACCGAAAGCGACCTCAGGCAGATCGCAGAGGTGCTTGACGGTTCCGGGGTATATTTGATCTCGGACGAGATTTACAGTGATCTTTACTTTGGCGAGCGTCCACGTTCCGCCTCGGAATTTTACGACCGAACGGTGATCGTCAGCGGCCTTTCGAAATCATTGAGCATGACCGGCTGGCGGCTTGGTTGGGCGGCAAGCTCCAGGCCCGAGGTAATGAAAGCGATCCACGTGCTGCACGGGTTTCTGACCGTCTGCACCTCGACCATCACCCAAAAAGCTTCTCTGCTCGGATGGACCGCCGAGGCTGAAAATTGGAAGCAGCATTCGCGGGATGTTTATCGGAAACGCGGCGAGTTTCTGGTGAACCTGTTCAAGACCGAAATGCAGCTCGATGCTACATCGCCCGAAGGTGCTTTTTATACGATGCTTGATGTCCGTACGGTCGGCGATGATATGGAGGTCGCGGAAAGATGTCTTCAAAACCGGGTCGTGACCGTTCCGGGAACGGCTTTTGGGTCTGAGGCGAAGGGTTTCTTACGCATTTCATTCTGCAACACTGAAGAGAAAATGGTTGAAGGCGTTAAGCGGATGAAAGAAGCCTTGTTGACGAACATTTAA
- the asd gene encoding aspartate-semialdehyde dehydrogenase produces the protein MKKYRVGILGATGTVGQRFVQLLQGHPQFEITALAASDRSAGKSFAEACAWKLTGDIPENVREIVVQPIEPPLDCDIVFSSLPSSVARETEESFARAGFPVISNSSCYRMDEDVPLLIPEINADHLGLIEVQQQKRGFAKGFIVTNPNCAVTSIAPPLAALHRRFGVESAVVTTLQAISGAGYPGVASLDIIDNVIPYIAGEEPKVETESQKILGEMVGGAIHKADFTLSAQCFRVNVIDGHTASIRVNLRNTATLEDVVDAMKSFPVLDLHSSPDRFIDVLDEPSRPQPRLDRDRGNGMTVIVGRVFPDNVFDYRFVSLSHNTVRGAAGSTILNAELLIDKGVI, from the coding sequence GTGAAAAAATACCGTGTAGGAATATTGGGAGCAACAGGAACTGTGGGGCAGCGCTTCGTGCAGTTGCTTCAAGGGCATCCGCAGTTTGAAATAACCGCGCTTGCCGCTTCTGACCGCTCGGCAGGCAAATCGTTCGCGGAAGCTTGCGCGTGGAAATTGACAGGCGACATCCCTGAGAATGTACGTGAGATCGTTGTTCAACCGATCGAGCCGCCTCTGGATTGCGATATCGTATTTTCGAGCCTTCCATCGTCTGTCGCACGCGAAACCGAGGAATCGTTCGCACGGGCAGGATTTCCGGTGATAAGTAATTCCTCATGCTATCGGATGGATGAGGATGTGCCGCTGCTAATCCCTGAAATCAATGCAGATCATTTAGGCCTGATCGAGGTCCAGCAGCAAAAGCGGGGATTTGCTAAAGGTTTTATCGTGACAAATCCGAATTGCGCGGTGACCAGTATTGCTCCGCCCCTTGCCGCACTTCACCGTCGGTTTGGTGTCGAATCGGCAGTTGTGACAACGTTGCAGGCAATTTCCGGAGCTGGATATCCGGGCGTCGCATCTCTGGATATCATCGATAACGTTATCCCGTATATCGCAGGCGAAGAACCGAAGGTCGAGACCGAATCCCAAAAGATCTTGGGGGAAATGGTCGGCGGTGCAATTCACAAGGCGGACTTTACACTTTCGGCACAGTGTTTCAGAGTGAACGTGATCGATGGTCACACCGCCTCAATAAGGGTCAACCTTCGCAACACGGCCACGCTTGAAGACGTGGTTGATGCGATGAAGAGTTTTCCGGTGCTCGATCTTCACTCTTCACCCGATCGATTCATCGACGTTCTTGACGAACCATCGCGGCCGCAGCCTAGGCTCGATCGAGATCGAGGTAATGGAATGACCGTAATTGTCGGTCGCGTTTTTCCAGACAATGTTTTTGACTATCGTTTCGTATCGCTCAGCCACAACACCGTCCGCGGGGCGGCAGGTTCGACCATTCTCAACGCAGAACTGCTTATAGACAAAGGCGTTATCTGA
- a CDS encoding AI-2E family transporter: MGPISASERTFAQKVLIVIGIVVLTIMLIALLYYTIDILLLIFSGVLIAIFLRGLAVPVASRFKIPEGLAVLGISAVLLVVLAGAVALLAPSVAEQVQLLRVKLPQSAKQVGDYVGQFGWGQALIRQMPSTEAIMEKIDTGQLISGVGGVFSSTVGALGNFFVVVLLAVYLAAEPRLYSNGFVRLFPIGSRARVGEVMDTISDTLSWWLIGKIGSMVFIGALTWVGLSIIGVPLALTLGLIAGLLSFIPNFGPIISALPALLLAFINSPITALYVLGLYVGVQLIESNLVTPIIERETVELPPALTIIFQLVFGVTLGGLGLVLATPLLAMMMVVVQMVYVQDVLGDSGDFDGSAVNADSGTPEEET; the protein is encoded by the coding sequence ATGGGACCTATCTCAGCCTCTGAAAGAACGTTTGCCCAAAAGGTGCTGATCGTAATCGGCATTGTCGTTCTCACCATAATGCTGATCGCATTGCTCTACTATACGATCGACATTCTGTTATTGATCTTTTCTGGTGTCCTTATCGCGATCTTCTTACGCGGTTTAGCCGTTCCGGTGGCGTCGCGGTTCAAGATTCCCGAGGGATTGGCGGTGCTTGGTATTTCCGCCGTATTGTTGGTCGTTCTCGCCGGGGCGGTCGCATTGCTTGCCCCAAGCGTTGCCGAACAGGTCCAACTTCTTAGAGTAAAGCTTCCGCAGTCGGCTAAGCAGGTTGGCGATTACGTCGGGCAGTTTGGATGGGGCCAGGCGCTTATCCGCCAGATGCCGAGCACAGAAGCGATAATGGAGAAGATCGACACTGGCCAATTGATATCTGGTGTCGGCGGCGTCTTTTCTTCGACCGTAGGAGCACTCGGAAATTTTTTTGTGGTGGTTCTTCTCGCGGTCTATTTGGCTGCCGAACCGCGCTTGTATTCGAACGGATTCGTGCGATTGTTTCCGATCGGTTCAAGGGCCCGAGTAGGCGAGGTGATGGACACGATCAGCGATACACTTAGCTGGTGGCTGATCGGGAAGATCGGATCGATGGTCTTTATAGGGGCATTGACCTGGGTCGGGCTTTCGATCATTGGCGTACCCCTTGCCCTCACACTCGGGCTTATCGCCGGCCTTCTGTCATTTATCCCCAATTTTGGCCCGATAATTTCGGCGCTTCCCGCATTGCTCTTAGCATTTATAAACAGCCCGATAACAGCCTTATACGTACTGGGACTTTATGTCGGGGTTCAGCTGATCGAGTCGAATCTGGTGACGCCGATAATCGAACGTGAAACCGTCGAATTACCGCCTGCACTAACGATCATCTTTCAACTCGTTTTCGGTGTGACACTTGGCGGCCTCGGCCTGGTTCTGGCAACGCCGCTGCTCGCAATGATGATGGTCGTCGTCCAAATGGTTTACGTTCAGGACGTTCTGGGAGACAGCGGGGACTTCGATGGCAGCGCGGTGAATGCTGATAGCGGTACCCCCGAAGAAGAAACCTGA
- a CDS encoding adenylosuccinate lyase, which produces MIERYTLPEMGAIWSQQNKFQKWLDVEIAVCEVHADDGTIPADALAEIKVRAAFTPERISEIEKTTDHDVIAFTTNLAENIGPASRFVHYGLTSSDVVDTANAILLRESCDLLIQRIDAMLPVLKRRAYEFKDTPQIGRTHGIHAEPTAFGMTWALWFSEMERNRQRLAQARSIVAVGKISGAVGAFAHLGPDIEERVCAKLGLAAADVSTQVIQRDRYAEYLCTLAIVASTLEKIALQVRHWQRTEVREAQEAFKKGQKGSSAMPHKRNPILSERICGMARTVRANAIVGLENVALWHERDISHSSAERIVLPDSSATLDYILAKTTSLLDTLVVFPDNMLKNLSISKGLVFSGQLMLALTQKGVSREDAYVFTQRNAMRVWDEGGDYQDLVMKDADISSYLSPEEIARVFDLKHYLRNVDAVFKRVFG; this is translated from the coding sequence ATGATCGAACGCTACACATTGCCCGAAATGGGCGCGATTTGGTCGCAGCAGAACAAATTCCAGAAATGGCTGGATGTCGAGATCGCCGTTTGTGAGGTTCATGCCGATGATGGAACCATCCCTGCTGACGCACTCGCTGAAATAAAGGTCAGAGCTGCATTCACGCCTGAGCGTATCAGTGAGATCGAAAAGACGACCGATCATGACGTCATTGCGTTTACGACCAATCTTGCCGAAAATATCGGCCCGGCATCTCGCTTCGTTCATTACGGCCTGACATCGAGCGACGTTGTCGACACCGCAAACGCGATACTTCTGCGGGAATCGTGTGACTTGCTTATCCAGAGGATCGACGCAATGCTGCCGGTACTGAAGCGACGAGCATACGAATTCAAAGATACACCGCAGATCGGGCGAACGCACGGCATTCATGCCGAACCCACCGCATTCGGGATGACATGGGCGTTGTGGTTTTCCGAGATGGAACGTAACCGGCAGCGGCTTGCTCAGGCTCGAAGTATCGTTGCCGTCGGCAAGATCAGCGGTGCCGTCGGAGCCTTTGCCCATTTAGGGCCTGATATCGAGGAACGCGTTTGTGCGAAACTCGGACTTGCGGCTGCCGATGTCTCAACACAGGTCATTCAACGGGACCGTTATGCTGAATACCTATGTACTCTTGCGATAGTCGCTTCGACTCTTGAAAAGATCGCTCTCCAGGTACGCCATTGGCAGCGAACAGAGGTTCGCGAAGCTCAGGAGGCCTTCAAGAAGGGTCAAAAGGGCTCGTCGGCCATGCCGCATAAACGAAACCCCATACTGTCCGAGCGGATCTGCGGTATGGCTCGAACAGTTCGCGCAAATGCGATCGTAGGGCTCGAGAACGTCGCTTTGTGGCACGAACGTGATATTTCACACTCTTCGGCTGAACGGATAGTCTTGCCCGATTCCTCGGCAACACTTGATTATATTCTTGCGAAAACAACTTCGTTGCTAGACACGCTGGTCGTATTTCCCGATAACATGCTAAAGAACCTTTCGATATCGAAGGGGTTGGTCTTCAGCGGGCAGTTGATGCTCGCTCTGACGCAAAAAGGCGTCTCGCGTGAAGATGCATATGTTTTTACTCAGCGAAATGCGATGAGGGTCTGGGACGAAGGCGGTGACTATCAGGACCTGGTTATGAAAGACGCGGACATCTCTTCGTATTTGTCACCCGAAGAAATTGCCCGCGTCTTTGATCTGAAACATTATCTACGCAATGTAGATGCCGTTTTCAAAAGAGTATTCGGTTAG
- a CDS encoding DUF4870 domain-containing protein, whose protein sequence is MQNMGGGKTALGLDTNVGALLCYLPVCLVSLVYSIIVLVSDKDNKTMRFHAFQSLLLTGLYIVLVIAISVIGGVIGAVVSGTLGSLFSLLSFVVIIAFLGAMIYGCIKGYQGEKFKFPIVGDMAEKWA, encoded by the coding sequence ATGCAAAACATGGGAGGCGGTAAGACCGCACTTGGATTGGACACCAATGTCGGTGCATTGCTTTGCTACTTGCCGGTGTGCCTCGTGAGCCTGGTTTACAGCATCATCGTTCTCGTATCGGATAAGGACAACAAGACGATGCGCTTCCACGCGTTTCAGTCGCTGCTTTTAACCGGGCTTTACATCGTGTTGGTTATCGCGATATCCGTGATCGGCGGGGTGATCGGCGCGGTAGTAAGCGGGACGCTTGGTTCACTCTTCAGCCTTCTGAGTTTCGTTGTGATCATCGCATTCTTGGGTGCAATGATATACGGATGCATCAAGGGCTATCAGGGCGAGAAATTCAAATTCCCAATTGTTGGTGATATGGCCGAAAAATGGGCCTAA
- the purS gene encoding phosphoribosylformylglycinamidine synthase subunit PurS: protein MKAKVYVTLKSSVLDPQGKAIHHSVQTLGFDRIADIRQGKYFEIMLDGAFTEDEARRSVEQIARDVLANPVIEEYRVEIVDQ from the coding sequence ATGAAAGCAAAAGTATACGTTACGCTCAAATCGAGTGTTCTCGACCCTCAGGGCAAAGCCATTCATCATTCCGTCCAGACTCTCGGGTTCGACAGGATCGCGGACATACGTCAGGGCAAGTATTTTGAGATAATGCTCGATGGAGCTTTCACTGAAGACGAGGCCCGACGTTCCGTCGAGCAGATCGCCAGAGACGTGCTTGCAAATCCCGTTATCGAAGAATATCGAGTGGAGATAGTTGACCAATGA
- the purQ gene encoding phosphoribosylformylglycinamidine synthase subunit PurQ, with product MKFGVIVFPGSNCDHDAYHVISKHVGQPVDFVWHKETDLGGFDALIIPGGFSYGDYLRAGALARFSPVMNAVREFASEGKFVFGICNGFQILCEAGLLPGALMRNAGLHFVCRHVNVRVENQNTPFTKVIEPGRVLSIPIAHADGNYACDDETFDSLEENGQIVFRYCEQDGEITEAANPNGARSNIAGICNLDRNVLGMMPHPERACEEILGSNDGRDIFLSLTNAIAAN from the coding sequence ATGAAATTCGGAGTTATCGTATTTCCAGGCTCGAACTGTGATCATGATGCATATCATGTGATCTCGAAACACGTCGGACAGCCTGTTGATTTCGTCTGGCATAAGGAGACCGATCTTGGTGGGTTCGATGCTTTGATCATCCCCGGCGGATTTTCATACGGCGACTATCTTCGTGCCGGTGCACTGGCTCGTTTTTCTCCGGTGATGAATGCGGTAAGGGAGTTTGCGTCTGAAGGGAAGTTCGTTTTCGGGATCTGCAATGGGTTTCAGATACTTTGCGAGGCGGGGTTGCTGCCCGGAGCCCTGATGCGAAACGCCGGCCTTCATTTTGTTTGCCGGCACGTCAACGTTCGTGTAGAGAATCAGAATACGCCATTCACCAAGGTCATCGAACCAGGCCGCGTCTTGTCGATTCCGATCGCCCATGCAGATGGCAACTATGCGTGCGACGACGAGACATTTGATTCACTCGAAGAAAACGGCCAGATCGTTTTCCGGTATTGCGAACAAGATGGTGAGATAACGGAAGCCGCAAATCCGAATGGTGCCCGCTCGAACATCGCCGGGATCTGCAATCTTGATCGAAACGTACTAGGGATGATGCCGCATCCCGAACGCGCTTGTGAAGAGATCTTGGGCTCGAACGACGGCCGCGACATATTCCTTTCGCTTACCAACGCGATCGCGGCGAATTAG